The following is a genomic window from Pedobacter sp. KBS0701.
TTTAATGCCTCACCGGTCAGATTCATGGTCGGTTTTTTAAAGGGTTGCTCGTTAAAAAGCAGCCCTTTTTTTATTTTCAGCAGATTATGGTTTAAGGCTCTTTCCGGGTATTTTGTTCTAATGGACCTACGAATTACGGAAACGAATGGTGCATCTTATCAAAGCCGATGTGAAATGGAAAACAACAACTGTTACATTTTCTGGAGAACTGACAGCATTTTATAGCATTCATTCTTCCTGCAAAGGTTATATTATCTTCTTAAGTTTTATTCCCTAAAAGCAACGATTTCTTTCTCTTTAGGCAATTCGTTGTTGTGAACTTCGGTAAAACCTTGTTTAAACCCCAGGCGGTAATGATCAATTAAATAAGGTAATCCTTCTCCTTTAAGTAGCATAGGGGAAGTTGTAACCTCGAAATGCAGATGTGGCTCACGCGCATCTCCGGAATTGCCAATTTTGGCTAGTATTTCTCCTTTCCGGACATGATCTCCTGCTTTGACGCGTACACTGCCCGGCTGCAGATGCATATAATGCGCATATTGACCATTACCCAGCTCAATCACTATGTTGTTACCGGCAAGTTTCCCGAAAGTTAGTGGCACAGCAGGATGGAATTCTTTTCCGTGACCCGGAATATTATCAGGTAAGCCGTCATTTGCAGCGATTATTTTTCCGTCAGCAACCGCAAAAACCTGCTCGCCGTAACAAAAATAGGAATGTACATCACGCGGATTGCCGGAAAAAGACAGGCTATCCTTAACCTTTTTCCAGTCGATTGCAAATCTTCTTGAATTAACCGCCCGCCCGTTAAGGATAATAACGCCTCTCCGATGATGATTATCAACGCTGTTGCCAGGACCATCGGCTGCGATCCAATCGGTACCTTTTACGGGTGGCTTAAGTATCTGAAGTTTCCTTTTATGGGTAAAAACTACTGCCCCGTCCAAAGAGTCATTCTCTGTGATTACCCGATGTGTTATTTTGTCGGGAAAAGAAAGGGGATTGTTTAATTTTGCTTCAATAAATACAATGGCGCTCTGACCACCTACAATAGTAGTAAGATTATCCTTTGAGCCATTTACACCTAAAATTTTGATCATGTTATGCAGTTGTAGCGTATCAAAAGATACAATGGGGCTGCTGTTTTCGTTATTAGTATCTCTTAATTCAATACCACGCAAACTTATAGCTGATGTACTGAAATTGGTTAAGTATAACTCGTATATCAGAACAGATTTTTGTCCGCTTGGAAAAGAAGTCGGATCAGAAAGTACATGCATTTCCATCTGTAGCGGAAATGAGAAAGGTTTTGTGGTCGGAGTCTTTTTAGAAGGAAGGGTTTGTGCCACCGATGGCGCCCGGAATGAAAAAATGAGGATTACACATGTTATAAATGATAGTATATGATTGCTGATTTTCATAAAATACAGTTTTATTATAAGACTTTTAAAAAGGTCTATATGTTACACAATAATGGGTGAAACCAATAGTGTAGGAATAATATTATCAGGCAATCCGATATTCAATGAGAAAACTATCCTGATATAAATGATATAAACAGGTTTAGAGATTTTTTTATAAGAAATTAATAAAATCCAGGTGTTAAAAGAAAAAAAGAACAGATGGTACCATATTAATTTAATTGGCCGGAAATTCTATAACATTGCTGCTGGTAAGTAACTGTTATCAGTTCCGCGACATTTTTGACTTCAACTCTGAATCAAGTCCCTCTGATGGGTATCTACAGTCAACAGACTTAAAACGGCCCATGAGCTTTAGGGAATGATCAGTAATGGATCTGTTCGTAGATTTTTAATTCTGGTTGTTTTCAGATTTGCCAATATGACCCAAATGGGTATAGTTGAAGCCGTTTTCAAGCTTTAATCCATATCCCAACAATCGGTCAAGACTGCTATGTCCGAGTAGTACCAATCCTGCTAGTTCGATATAAGGCTGATGGAAAATATAACCCAATCCTGCAATAACAACTGCCAATAGCTGATGGTGAAAGATATTATAGGAGATTGCACCAGCTTTGTTATTAATCAGATAGCCCAACATACTCAGATCTGGCAACAGGAAGATCGGAACCCACATCCACCAGGAAATGTGAATTGGTAATGCGGTGATGAGTAGTAAGGAAATCAGAAATGGTACGATGGCTTCTGCCCTGATCAGTTTTTTCATGTTATTTATTTTTTGATAAGACAAATGTCATCAGTCCGGGCTTATCGGAACGTTAACAAAAGCTAATAAAATTTTAAGGGCTTATTTTTTGCTGCTTACTCTTCGCCTGATACGACTCAGGCTAACCGGGCTTACGCCAAGGTAATTGGCAATTAAATGCTGTGGTATTCGTTCGATAATTTTATTTTTCTCCGATTTTAACAGCTCAGCGTAACGTTGCTCCGGAGATAAGACCAATAGCTTTACCATTCGGTCTTCCAGTCCTAATGCAATATATTCGGCGAGTTTTCTGCCAAAGCGCTCCCAGGCATGCGACTGCTCGAAAAGAGACGCAAGTACCTGATATGGAAAGGATAATAACTCGCATCTGGTTAAGGCCTCTATAGTCAGCTTCGATGGTGATGCACTCAAAGCACTAAAATAAGCGCTTACCAGTGCGTTCTCAAAATAAAAATAGGTTGTCCGCTCTTCACCGTCCGAAATGTAGTAATGTCTCATGTTTCCTTCAAGGATAAAACCTATATGCTTTTCCTTTTCTCCTTCCAAAATCCACTTTTCCTTTTTTTTTAAGCTGAGGTAACTGATGTGCGGGATTAACAGCGACCAGTCTTCGTCACTAAGGATTACAAAGTTTTCGATAGCAAATCTGAGGCGGGATAACTGACTTGTGTCCATAAAGCTAATTTAGAAGTTTTAGCTGATTTTAATTCAGGACGGACATGCATAATTTTTGCAAGCGGTAATTTACTTTTCTTTCAAGTTATTTTGGACACAGAATTTCGAATCAACTGTGAAAAAAAACCGTATCAGGCCATGTATCAAGGTTGTTAGCAGCTGTCATTTTGTTTTTGCATCAAACTTCAAGATGTCTTCAGTATCTTATGACATATTTGCGTATTGAAGATTCTCATTATCGAAGACGAACCTGGTTTGCAGCGCAGTATAGCACAATATCTCCTGTCGGAAGGTAATTTGTGCAGTATGGCCTCAACCTATATTCAGGCATTGGAAAGACTTGGGGCATACGAATACGACTGCATTTTGCTCGATCTTACGCTGCCAGACGGAGAGGGACTTCAGCTACTGAACTACCTTAAACGCATAAACAGGACCGAAGGGGTGATCATTATATCTGCGAGAAATTCCATAGACCAAAAGATAGAAGGTTTGAGTCTAGGTGCAGATGATTACCTGACGAAGCCGTTTCATCTTTCATAACTCAATGCCAGAATATTGGCTGTTGTTCGCCGCAAAAGTGCACAGGGAGAACGTCATATTGAATTTAATGAAATCAGGATAGATCTGGATGCAAAAGAGGTAATTGTAAATGGTAAACCACTGCGTTTTAGGTTTGGTAGTGCGATATGTTCTTTCCTAATTCTGTTTTTTTGATTCTCCTGCCACTTGGGATTGAGATCGTTCTTCGGTACAATCTGTGTATTTTGAAAGTAAGATAGCATATTGCCAAAAAAAATGACAACAAAAAATGTTAGGCCGAAAGATAAAGAAGCGGACTTTATCGCTATTCGAGCAGCATTTCCAACTGGAAGCCTGATTGCATAGTTTTCTTCTCCGTTTTTAAACTTTAACCATTAACAAATATTTAACAGATTTTGATTCAAAACTTCAGAATGTCTTCAGACTTTGTCTGTAGTTTTGTTACAAGCAATCGGTTTTATCCCCATTCCCGATGAAAGGATAGCCAAAGCCAACGGAACCCTAAAAGCTTTTTATAGATAGAATTTTTACACGATTTTATTCAGTTCATCCCCGTCGATCACGAAGGGCCATCCATCAGGATATTGACTGAATATTTTATTGCATTGCTCATTTTAACTATAAAAAGAATATGGACAGGAAAGATTTTCTTAACAGCATTGGGATGAGCGCCGCGACTTTCGCCCTGATCAACTGTATCGGTTGCAAAAAGACTGATGGCAGCAGTTCTGCAGATACCAGCGGGCCCACTGGCGTAAACTTTACGCTCGATTTAAGCCTGGCTGCCAATGCAGCACTGCTAAGCGACGGTGGGTCATTAGTATCAAATGGGGTTATCGTGGCCAAAACAAAGGCGGGGGCCTATATTGCCGTGCAGCGATCTTGTACCCATGAAAGTTATACCCTCACTTATCAATCGGCAAACAGCCGTTTTTACTGCCCCAACCATGGCGCAACCTTTTCTGAAAATGGGGCCGTAACCAATGGTCCGGCTTCACGATCTTAACCGTTTATAATACCCAGCTTACGGGTACAACCTTAAAAGTTTATTCTTAAAAATTATGAAACTACTTTTTGTTGCCCTATTGGGGCTATTTGCTATTCCTTTATCGTGGATGGGGAACTTTACTGAAGCGCAAAAACAGGCAAAGATTACACATAAGCAAATCCTGATTAATTTTTCAGGTTCAGACTGGTGCGGTCCCTGCATCCGCCTGCGCAAAGAGATTTTAGAATCCGAAAGCTTTGAACAATATGCCGCTGCCAATCTTTTATTGGTAAGGGCAGATTTTCCAAGGCAGAAGAAAAACCAGCTTCCAAAAGAACAAATTAAACTCAACGAATCATTAGCAGAAGTATATAACAAAGATGGTAAGTTTCCTTTTACTGTCTTGGTTGATGAAAATGGAAAGGTGCTCAAAAGCTGGGATGGATTTCCTGATGAAAGTCCGCAGGCTTTTGTTTCTGAAATTGATAAACTAAAAAAATAAGCTCAAAATGGCTAAACCTGTTTCTGTAAACCGGATACTAAAACTCATGGGAAACCGGTTTGAGTTTACTGTGATTGCTGAGAACGAGCAGGAAGGCAATGTGGCCATAGATGCCGCAATAGATGAAGTGCGAAGGATAGAATACCTGCTCACCACTTTTAGTGATCTCAGCCAAACCAGCCTGATAAACGGGCATGCCGGTTTAAGTCCGGTAAAGGTTGATGAGGAAGTGATCAGTCTTATTGAGCGGTCTGTCAGGATATCAGAAATTACCGACGGGGCTTTTGATATCACCTACGGATCGATAGATAAAAAACTCTGGAACTTTGATCCCAATATGACCAGCTTGCCCGATGAAGCAACCGCCCTGGCATCTGTTGGACTCATCGATTACCGAAATGTGATTCTGAATAAGGAAAAATCGACTGTGTTTTTGAAAAATAAAGGCATGCGCATCGGTTTTGGCGGAATTGGGAAAGGCTATGCAGCCGATAAAGCAAAGTTGGTGCTGCAAAAACTCGGCATAAAAAGCGGAATTGTGAATGCGGCAGGAGATCTGATTACCTGGGGAACCCAAGCCAATGGACGCCCATGGACCGTAGGTATTGCAGACCCCGAACAGACCGACAGGCCATTTTCTGCGCTAAAGATCAGCGATATGGCGATTGCCACTTCAGGCAGTTACGAAAAATTTGTGACGATTAATGGCAAACGCTATTCTCATACCATAGATCCCAAAACCGGGCTACCGGTAAGCGGCGTAAAAAGTGTAAGTATTATCTGTCCAAGTGCCGAGCTTGCTGATGCCCTGGCTACCCCGGTTGTTGTAATGGGCGTAAAAATTGGGCTGGAGCTGATTAACCAGATTAAACAAGTGGCCTGTATTGTGATCGACGATAATGATCGGGTATATACCTCAAACAATATTAATGTGATATAAATATGAAAATTTCAAGAACATTTTTCCTTTCGATGGTTACCGCAATTTCGCTGGGCAGTTTGCTTAGTGCCTGTAGCAGCGTAAAGCCTTATCAGAAAAGTAAACTTAACGATGCCGACATGATCCTGTCGGCCCGAAAGGCCCAGAAATTTGAACAAAGTTTTCAGCTGTACCGTGAAGGCGCATCGGGAGCCAATGGCGGCAAGAGCGGTGGTGGTTGTGGCTGTAACTAGTTTAAG
Proteins encoded in this region:
- a CDS encoding thioredoxin family protein, with product MKLLFVALLGLFAIPLSWMGNFTEAQKQAKITHKQILINFSGSDWCGPCIRLRKEILESESFEQYAAANLLLVRADFPRQKKNQLPKEQIKLNESLAEVYNKDGKFPFTVLVDENGKVLKSWDGFPDESPQAFVSEIDKLKK
- a CDS encoding ubiquinol-cytochrome c reductase iron-sulfur subunit produces the protein MDRKDFLNSIGMSAATFALINCIGCKKTDGSSSADTSGPTGVNFTLDLSLAANAALLSDGGSLVSNGVIVAKTKAGAYIAVQRSCTHESYTLTYQSANSRFYCPNHGATFSENGAVTNGPASRS
- a CDS encoding FAD:protein FMN transferase, translating into MAKPVSVNRILKLMGNRFEFTVIAENEQEGNVAIDAAIDEVRRIEYLLTTFSDLSQTSLINGHAGLSPVKVDEEVISLIERSVRISEITDGAFDITYGSIDKKLWNFDPNMTSLPDEATALASVGLIDYRNVILNKEKSTVFLKNKGMRIGFGGIGKGYAADKAKLVLQKLGIKSGIVNAAGDLITWGTQANGRPWTVGIADPEQTDRPFSALKISDMAIATSGSYEKFVTINGKRYSHTIDPKTGLPVSGVKSVSIICPSAELADALATPVVVMGVKIGLELINQIKQVACIVIDDNDRVYTSNNINVI
- a CDS encoding response regulator transcription factor, which encodes MKILIIEDEPGLQRSIAQYLLSEGNLCSMASTYIQALERLGAYEYDCILLDLTLPDGEGLQLLNYLKRINRTEGVIIISARNSIDQKIEGLSLGADDYLTKPFHLS
- a CDS encoding M23 family metallopeptidase codes for the protein MKISNHILSFITCVILIFSFRAPSVAQTLPSKKTPTTKPFSFPLQMEMHVLSDPTSFPSGQKSVLIYELYLTNFSTSAISLRGIELRDTNNENSSPIVSFDTLQLHNMIKILGVNGSKDNLTTIVGGQSAIVFIEAKLNNPLSFPDKITHRVITENDSLDGAVVFTHKRKLQILKPPVKGTDWIAADGPGNSVDNHHRRGVIILNGRAVNSRRFAIDWKKVKDSLSFSGNPRDVHSYFCYGEQVFAVADGKIIAANDGLPDNIPGHGKEFHPAVPLTFGKLAGNNIVIELGNGQYAHYMHLQPGSVRVKAGDHVRKGEILAKIGNSGDAREPHLHFEVTTSPMLLKGEGLPYLIDHYRLGFKQGFTEVHNNELPKEKEIVAFRE
- a CDS encoding DUF4266 domain-containing protein; this translates as MKISRTFFLSMVTAISLGSLLSACSSVKPYQKSKLNDADMILSARKAQKFEQSFQLYREGASGANGGKSGGGCGCN
- a CDS encoding DUF4260 domain-containing protein translates to MKKLIRAEAIVPFLISLLLITALPIHISWWMWVPIFLLPDLSMLGYLINNKAGAISYNIFHHQLLAVVIAGLGYIFHQPYIELAGLVLLGHSSLDRLLGYGLKLENGFNYTHLGHIGKSENNQN
- a CDS encoding Crp/Fnr family transcriptional regulator, coding for MDTSQLSRLRFAIENFVILSDEDWSLLIPHISYLSLKKKEKWILEGEKEKHIGFILEGNMRHYYISDGEERTTYFYFENALVSAYFSALSASPSKLTIEALTRCELLSFPYQVLASLFEQSHAWERFGRKLAEYIALGLEDRMVKLLVLSPEQRYAELLKSEKNKIIERIPQHLIANYLGVSPVSLSRIRRRVSSKK